One Cryobacterium roopkundense genomic region harbors:
- a CDS encoding DNA-methyltransferase has product MPIAWSPTSPSRVIHADNLDVLPNFPDGAFTLIYLDPPFNTGRPQTRQTTTSVRSAVGAGTKAKGTITGFKGLRYERIKGDLLGYDDQFEDYWAMLEPRLIEAWRLLADDGTLYLHLDYREAHYAKVLLDALFGRDCFLNELIWAYDYGAKSKNRWPTKHDTILVYVKNPATYYFDSTTVDREPYMAPGLVTPEKVAKGKLPTDVWWHTIVSPTGKEKTGYPTQKPIGILRRIIQASSREGDWVLDFFAGSGTTGAVAASLGRKFVLVDQNPDSMTVMRARLGPRVDTDFLAGTEYGEQVDFFPGVTVGVEGTEPASAAPIAPPTPTTDQKLNP; this is encoded by the coding sequence ATGCCAATTGCGTGGTCTCCGACAAGTCCGAGTCGGGTAATTCACGCCGACAACCTCGACGTGCTCCCGAACTTTCCCGACGGCGCATTCACCCTCATCTACCTCGACCCGCCGTTCAACACCGGCCGGCCGCAGACCAGGCAGACCACCACCTCGGTTCGGTCGGCCGTGGGCGCCGGAACCAAGGCCAAAGGCACGATCACGGGCTTCAAAGGCCTGCGTTACGAGCGCATCAAGGGCGACCTGCTCGGCTACGACGACCAGTTCGAAGACTATTGGGCCATGCTCGAGCCACGGCTGATCGAGGCCTGGCGCCTGCTCGCCGACGACGGCACGCTCTACCTGCACCTGGATTACCGCGAGGCGCACTACGCCAAGGTGCTGCTCGACGCGCTGTTCGGCCGGGACTGCTTTCTCAACGAGCTCATCTGGGCCTACGACTACGGCGCGAAGTCTAAGAACCGCTGGCCTACCAAGCACGACACCATCCTGGTGTACGTGAAGAACCCGGCCACGTACTACTTTGATTCCACGACGGTCGACCGTGAGCCGTACATGGCGCCCGGCCTCGTCACGCCCGAAAAGGTGGCCAAGGGCAAGCTGCCAACGGATGTCTGGTGGCACACCATCGTGTCACCCACCGGCAAGGAGAAAACGGGCTATCCCACCCAGAAGCCGATCGGCATTCTGCGCCGCATCATCCAGGCCTCGAGCCGCGAGGGGGACTGGGTGCTCGACTTCTTCGCCGGCAGCGGCACCACCGGCGCGGTGGCAGCCTCGCTCGGGCGCAAGTTCGTGCTCGTAGACCAGAACCCTGACTCAATGACCGTCATGCGCGCCCGCTTGGGCCCGCGCGTCGACACCGACTTCCTCGCCGGCACCGAATACGGAGAGCAGGTTGACTTCTTCCCAGGCGTCACCGTCGGGGTCGAGGGTACCGAGCCTGCTTCGGCGGCCCCGATCGCGCCACCAACACCAACCACAGACCAGAAACTGAATCCATGA
- a CDS encoding LLM class F420-dependent oxidoreductase, translating to MKFRVFTEPQQGATYDDILAVAQASERLGFDAFFRSDHYMFMGDEIGLPGPTDAWTTLAGLARETESIRLGTLVSSVTYRLPGILAIQVAQVDQMSGGRVELGLGTGWFEKEHLAYGIPFPSKRFGMLEEQLEIVTGLWGTPVGETYSFAGEHYALVDSPALPKPTQSRVPVIVGGGGAKRTPALAARFATEFNLPFPDFADVAGKFAGVRAACEAIGRDPRELVYSAALIAVAGANEAEFSRRAAAVGREPAELREHGLAGTASEIVDRLGALANDGVECVYLQIMDMSDLDHLDFIASEVVPQLR from the coding sequence ATGAAATTCCGCGTATTCACCGAGCCCCAACAGGGCGCCACCTACGATGACATCCTCGCGGTGGCCCAGGCCAGCGAGCGACTTGGCTTCGACGCGTTCTTCCGGAGCGACCACTACATGTTCATGGGCGATGAGATCGGACTGCCCGGGCCCACGGATGCCTGGACCACGCTGGCGGGTCTCGCCCGCGAAACCGAGAGCATCCGTTTGGGCACCCTCGTGTCGTCAGTCACCTACCGCCTGCCGGGCATTCTCGCCATCCAGGTGGCCCAAGTCGACCAGATGTCGGGCGGGCGGGTCGAACTCGGTCTCGGCACGGGCTGGTTCGAGAAGGAACACCTCGCGTACGGCATCCCGTTCCCGTCCAAGCGCTTCGGCATGCTCGAAGAGCAGCTCGAGATCGTGACTGGCCTCTGGGGCACGCCGGTCGGCGAGACGTACAGCTTCGCCGGCGAGCACTACGCGCTCGTCGACTCGCCTGCGCTGCCCAAGCCCACCCAATCGCGCGTTCCGGTGATCGTGGGTGGCGGTGGAGCCAAACGCACCCCGGCCCTGGCCGCGCGCTTCGCGACCGAGTTCAATCTGCCTTTTCCTGACTTTGCGGATGTTGCGGGCAAGTTCGCCGGCGTGCGTGCGGCGTGCGAAGCCATCGGTCGTGACCCCCGCGAGCTCGTATACTCGGCGGCGCTCATCGCTGTGGCCGGGGCTAACGAGGCGGAGTTCTCGCGGCGGGCGGCGGCGGTGGGTCGCGAGCCCGCCGAGCTGCGCGAGCACGGCCTCGCGGGAACCGCGTCGGAGATCGTGGACCGGCTCGGTGCCCTCGCAAACGACGGCGTGGAGTGCGTGTACCTGCAGATCATGGACATGTCCGACCTCGACCACCTGGACTTCATTGCCTCAGAGGTTGTGCCGCAGCTGCGCTGA